One Ranitomeya imitator isolate aRanImi1 chromosome 1, aRanImi1.pri, whole genome shotgun sequence DNA window includes the following coding sequences:
- the SCOC gene encoding short coiled-coil protein isoform X2 → MMNSDMDALEVENQVELEEKTRLINQVLELQHTLEDLSARVDAVKEENLKLKSENQVLGQYIENLMSASSVFQTTDTKSKRK, encoded by the exons ATGATGAATTCTGACATGGACG CTCTTGAAGTAGAAAATCAGGTAGAACTGGAAGAAAAGACGCGGCTTATCAATCAGGTCCTGGAACTTCAGCATACATTAGAAG ATCTCTCCGCTCGGGTTGATGCTGTAAAAGAGGAAAATCTGAAGCTGAAGTCAGAAAACCAGGTTCTTGGACAGTACATTGAGAACCTCATGTCCGCGTCCAGTGTTTTCCAGACAACAGACACCAAGAGCAAGCGGAAGTAA